A genomic segment from Flavobacterium litorale encodes:
- a CDS encoding 3-hydroxyacyl-CoA dehydrogenase family protein: MKNIAVIGAGTMGNGIAHTFAQSGFSVKLIDISEKSLDKGMATIAANLDRMVAKGKITEEDKHNTIGNIITYTDIKDGVLNTDLVVEAATENVDLKLKIFKDLNDFCDEKTILATNTSSISITQIAAVTTRQDKVIGMHFMNPVPIMKLVEIIRGYNTSDEVTKTIMELSEKLGKVPVEVNDYPGFVANRILMPMINEAIETLYNGVAGVYEIDTVMKLGMAHPMGPLQLADFIGLDVCLSILNVMYDGFKNPKYAPCPLLVNMVQAGKLGVKSGEGFYDYSESKKAEKVAYKK; the protein is encoded by the coding sequence ATGAAAAACATAGCAGTAATTGGCGCAGGTACTATGGGCAATGGTATTGCACATACATTTGCACAAAGCGGCTTTAGCGTAAAACTTATTGATATATCCGAAAAATCGTTAGATAAAGGCATGGCTACTATAGCTGCTAACCTTGACAGAATGGTAGCTAAGGGTAAAATAACCGAAGAGGACAAACACAATACTATTGGTAATATTATTACCTATACCGATATTAAAGATGGTGTTTTAAATACTGACCTTGTTGTAGAGGCTGCCACTGAAAACGTAGATTTAAAACTGAAAATATTTAAAGATCTTAATGATTTTTGCGACGAAAAAACCATTTTGGCAACCAATACGTCATCCATATCCATAACGCAAATTGCTGCTGTTACTACAAGGCAAGATAAAGTTATTGGGATGCACTTTATGAACCCTGTACCTATTATGAAGCTGGTAGAAATTATTAGAGGCTACAATACCTCTGATGAAGTTACCAAAACCATTATGGAATTATCAGAAAAACTGGGCAAAGTACCTGTAGAGGTTAACGATTACCCTGGTTTTGTGGCAAACAGAATATTAATGCCAATGATTAACGAAGCTATAGAAACACTATATAACGGCGTAGCAGGTGTTTATGAAATAGATACCGTTATGAAACTTGGTATGGCACACCCAATGGGACCTTTACAACTTGCCGATTTTATTGGTTTAGATGTATGCCTGTCAATACTAAACGTAATGTACGATGGTTTTAAAAACCCAAAATATGCACCATGCCCGCTATTGGTAAACATGGTACAGGCAGGCAAACTTGGTGTAAAATCTGGCGAAGGTTTTTATGATTATTCCGAAAGCAAAAAAGCTGAAAAAGTAGCCTACAAAAAGTAA
- a CDS encoding exonuclease domain-containing protein → MYAILDIETTGGQYNEEGITEIAIYKYDGHEVIDQFISLVNPEKPIQPFVVKLTGINNAMLQSAPKFYDIAKRIVEITEGCIIVAHNAQFDYRILRTEFERLGYKYERQSLCTVELSQKLMPEQKSHSLGKLVRALGIPMSDRHRATGDALATVQLFKMLLAKDVEKEIIKSLIKSNKKLDIQPKLFDLLTDIPSITGLYYMYKENGDLIYIGKSNNIKKRLNQHFTSTARKAKRLQRDVFTISYEETGSELIALLKECQEIKVNKPSQNRALKRTVFPCSLYAEKNEDGYLCLAVKKTDGRKKEILSFTSTNEAKNILFKITDKYKLCQKLSGLDSSAKSTCFPYKMGECYGACAGGEPPTEYNKRVTEFINYNSFNHQNMIIIDKGRAVDERSAVLIEKGVYKGYAFFNLNYQVTNPDVLKNILVPMEHNRDIKNIIQGYIRRKRALKIIRF, encoded by the coding sequence ATGTATGCAATACTTGATATAGAAACCACAGGAGGACAATATAATGAGGAGGGTATAACGGAAATTGCCATTTATAAGTATGACGGGCACGAAGTAATAGACCAATTTATAAGCCTTGTTAACCCCGAAAAACCCATACAACCTTTTGTGGTAAAACTTACAGGCATTAACAATGCCATGCTGCAAAGTGCTCCCAAATTTTACGATATAGCAAAACGCATTGTAGAAATTACTGAGGGCTGCATTATTGTGGCACATAATGCACAGTTTGACTACAGAATACTCCGTACCGAGTTTGAACGATTGGGCTATAAGTACGAAAGGCAATCGCTTTGTACCGTAGAGTTATCGCAAAAACTAATGCCCGAGCAAAAATCACACAGTCTAGGTAAATTGGTTCGTGCGCTAGGCATACCCATGAGCGACAGGCATCGTGCCACGGGTGATGCATTAGCTACAGTACAACTCTTTAAAATGCTATTGGCTAAAGATGTTGAAAAAGAAATTATAAAAAGCCTCATAAAATCAAATAAAAAACTCGATATACAACCTAAACTTTTTGATTTATTAACTGATATTCCGTCGATTACTGGATTGTACTATATGTATAAAGAAAATGGCGATCTAATATACATCGGTAAGAGTAATAACATTAAAAAAAGGCTCAACCAGCACTTTACCAGTACAGCCCGAAAAGCAAAACGGCTGCAACGCGATGTATTTACCATAAGTTACGAGGAAACAGGTAGCGAGCTTATAGCTTTGCTTAAAGAGTGCCAAGAAATTAAAGTTAATAAACCATCGCAAAACCGCGCTTTAAAAAGAACTGTTTTTCCATGCTCGTTATATGCCGAGAAAAACGAGGATGGGTATTTATGCCTTGCGGTTAAAAAAACAGATGGGCGCAAAAAAGAGATTTTATCATTTACTAGTACTAACGAGGCAAAAAATATCTTGTTTAAAATAACAGATAAGTACAAGCTGTGCCAAAAGTTGAGTGGATTGGATAGTAGTGCAAAATCAACATGCTTTCCGTACAAAATGGGCGAATGTTACGGTGCTTGCGCAGGTGGCGAACCACCAACAGAGTACAACAAACGTGTTACTGAGTTTATTAACTACAACAGTTTTAATCATCAAAACATGATTATTATTGATAAAGGCAGAGCGGTAGATGAACGTAGCGCAGTACTGATAGAAAAAGGCGTTTACAAAGGCTATGCATTCTTTAATCTTAATTATCAAGTAACCAATCCTGATGTATTAAAAAATATTCTTGTTCCGATGGAGCATAACAGAGACATAAAAAACATCATACAAGGCTACATCCGAAGAAAACGAGCCTTAAAAATAATACGATTCTAA
- a CDS encoding DUF1015 domain-containing protein, with protein sequence MAKIVPFKAVRPTRDKVSLVTSRSYDEYSPAELASQLEYNPFSFLHILNPAYVNLQKISTNTRFKAVHLKYEEFKEAQVLKKETENVLFLYEIESKHNTYTGIIAGASIADYRNNVIKKHEDTLSYRVEYFKDYLYETGFNTEPVLITYPDQPALQDWIVKRKQKRPLYLFSSPNKDKHTLWRIKDPAEIAWLQQQFKGINSLYIADGHHRSASANMLYEQEKSSGNENLNHFMSFLIPESDLKIYEYNRIIHDLNKLSKTEFLDALSKDFTVKNRKQELWKPDRKFSFGMYLDGEFYALHLKETNFSTVYEALDARILYDKVLRPLLGIIDLRNDERIEYIPGSRPITNIKKMVDESEFEVGFMLCPPTIAEIKNLADNSLIMPPKSTYIEPKLRNGLVVYEITPDS encoded by the coding sequence ATGGCAAAAATAGTTCCTTTTAAAGCCGTACGACCTACCCGCGATAAGGTAAGTTTAGTAACGTCACGCTCTTACGATGAGTATAGCCCGGCAGAGCTTGCCTCGCAACTAGAGTACAACCCCTTTTCTTTTCTACATATTTTAAATCCAGCTTATGTAAACCTGCAAAAAATATCGACTAATACGCGATTTAAAGCAGTACATTTAAAATATGAAGAGTTTAAAGAGGCACAAGTTTTAAAAAAGGAAACAGAAAATGTATTATTTCTGTACGAAATAGAAAGTAAACATAATACCTACACAGGCATAATTGCAGGAGCATCTATAGCCGATTACAGGAATAACGTCATTAAAAAACATGAAGATACATTATCCTATCGGGTAGAGTATTTTAAAGACTATTTGTACGAAACAGGGTTTAATACCGAACCCGTACTCATAACCTATCCAGACCAGCCTGCCTTACAAGATTGGATAGTTAAACGAAAACAGAAACGTCCTTTGTACCTGTTTTCATCGCCCAATAAGGATAAACACACCCTTTGGCGTATAAAAGACCCTGCTGAAATTGCTTGGTTACAACAACAATTTAAAGGTATTAATAGCCTTTACATTGCCGATGGTCATCATCGCTCGGCTTCAGCCAATATGCTATACGAACAAGAAAAAAGTAGTGGCAACGAGAATTTAAATCACTTTATGAGCTTTTTAATACCCGAAAGCGATTTAAAAATTTACGAGTACAACCGTATAATTCATGACCTGAACAAACTAAGCAAAACAGAATTTTTAGACGCACTAAGCAAAGACTTTACAGTTAAAAATCGTAAGCAGGAATTATGGAAACCCGACAGAAAGTTTAGTTTTGGTATGTACCTCGATGGCGAATTTTATGCCCTACATCTTAAAGAAACCAATTTTAGTACCGTTTACGAAGCACTAGATGCGCGAATATTATACGATAAAGTACTCCGACCCCTACTCGGGATTATAGATTTACGTAATGATGAACGTATTGAATACATACCCGGTAGTCGCCCTATAACCAACATTAAAAAAATGGTAGACGAAAGTGAGTTTGAAGTTGGTTTTATGCTTTGCCCTCCTACTATTGCAGAAATCAAAAATTTGGCAGATAATAGTTTAATTATGCCACCCAAAAGCACCTATATAGAGCCAAAGTTAAGAAACGGACTAGTCGTGTATGAAATTACGCCCGATTCATAA
- a CDS encoding YggS family pyridoxal phosphate-dependent enzyme, whose product MPIKDNLHTIKSSLPENVTLVAVSKTKPVANLMEAYNAGQRVFGENKIQEMTEKWEQMPKDIAWHMIGHVQTNKVKYMAPYVSLIHGVDSLKLLKEINKQAKKCNRVVNCLLQMHIAEEETKFGMDTDELEALINSDEFKSFKNVNVVGLMGMATFTDNQEQVKKEFLHLKSLFDELNCKPATSNFEPQILSMGMSGDYKIAVNCGSTMVRIGSSIFGSRK is encoded by the coding sequence ATGCCAATAAAAGATAATCTACATACTATAAAATCATCATTGCCCGAAAATGTTACCCTTGTAGCCGTTTCCAAAACCAAACCCGTAGCCAACCTTATGGAAGCCTACAATGCAGGGCAGCGTGTATTTGGCGAAAACAAAATACAGGAAATGACCGAAAAGTGGGAGCAAATGCCAAAAGATATTGCCTGGCACATGATAGGGCATGTACAAACCAATAAGGTAAAATACATGGCACCCTATGTAAGTTTAATACATGGTGTAGATAGCCTTAAATTACTTAAAGAAATAAATAAGCAAGCCAAAAAATGCAACAGGGTTGTTAATTGCCTATTACAAATGCACATTGCCGAAGAAGAAACCAAATTTGGTATGGATACGGATGAGTTAGAAGCACTTATAAATTCAGATGAATTTAAAAGCTTTAAAAATGTAAATGTTGTAGGTCTTATGGGTATGGCTACATTTACCGACAACCAAGAGCAAGTAAAAAAAGAGTTCCTGCACCTCAAATCATTATTTGATGAGCTAAATTGTAAACCTGCAACATCAAACTTTGAACCCCAAATTTTAAGCATGGGCATGAGCGGAGATTATAAAATAGCTGTTAACTGTGGTAGTACTATGGTGCGTATTGGCAGCAGTATTTTTGGTAGCCGCAAATAA